One Mercenaria mercenaria strain notata chromosome 12, MADL_Memer_1, whole genome shotgun sequence DNA segment encodes these proteins:
- the LOC123535169 gene encoding uncharacterized protein LOC123535169, protein MRCAIMKSILPTCLILIYHVIQSNGHGRLVEPPSRSSMWRYGFQTPVNYDDNQLFCGGYDVQWHQNGGRCGVCGDPFNGRRDNEAGGKYATGTISRHYTEGQTITVTLDITTNHGGYFEFHICPNNNPTRPATESCLDMNILRQPNGDTKWHLPQGTKKFSLNLVLPRGLTCSQCVMQWKWNTASNWDCDSNNNCCKGCGPQEQFYGCADVSIASSGASINNNVQSGYGGVQVGAILPGTARPGFIPIDSNSLNAGINNKCEATAAWKTRYIFADQWCKTQCMAGNCPVQYCKDACKYL, encoded by the exons ATGAGGTGTGCAATAATGAAATCAATTCTCCCAACCTGCTTAATACTCATATATCACGTGATACAAAGTAATGGTCATGGTCGCCTGGTGGAGCCACCGTCTAGATCAAGCATGTGGCGATATGGATTCCAAACACCTGTCAACTACGACGATAATCAACTTTTCTGTGGAGGTTATGAT GTTCAGTGGCATCAAAATGGCGGACGATGTGGAGTTTGCGGAGATCCTTTTAATGGACGTCGAGATAACGAAGCTGGTGGCAAGTATGCAACCGGAACCATTTCACGCCATTACACGGAAGGTCAGACGATTACAGTCACTCTTGATATCACAACCAATCATGGAGGATACTTTGAATTTCATATCTGTCCAAACAATAACCCAACCAGACCAGCTACAG AATCTTGTTTGGACATGAACATTTTAAGACAACCAAATGGAGACACAAAATGGCATCTTCCGCAAGGAACTAAGAAGTTTTCATTGAATCTCGTTTTACCACGTGGTCTAACATGTTCGCAATGTGTCATGCAGTGGAAATGGAATACAG caaGCAACTGGGATTGTGACAGTAACAACAATTGTTGTAAAGGTTGCGGTCCGCAAGAACAATTTTATGGCTGCGCAGACGTTTCTATTGCTTCATCGGGTGCGAGCATTAATAACAACGTCCAGTCTGGATATGGCGGTGTTCAAGTTGGAGCTATTTTGCCTGGAACGGCTAGACCGGGATTTATACCTATTGACAGCAATAGTTTGAACGCAGGAATCAACAATAAATGCGAAGCTACGGCTGCTTGGAAAACACGATATATTTTTGCTGACCAGTGGTGCAAGACACAGTGTATGGCAGGAAACTGTCCTGTACAATACTGTAAAGATGCATGCAAATACTTATAA